The proteins below are encoded in one region of Candidatus Palauibacter soopunensis:
- a CDS encoding MotA/TolQ/ExbB proton channel family protein: MAGIGIGVGGGLEIVQDLSARVIDSPIDMILGATLPTKIILTVLAAFSLVSWVLIIWKFRELRAVNARADDFVFAMAGANGLVDLNDALAELDDSAFRRVFREGIAFFSELRPGALETTHVGDGLSPTQLEALWLVLEKSLSEEKDELAHGLPWLAIIGSVSPLLGLMGTVVGVMNSFIGITSQGSANIAAVAPGIAEALTTTVAGLAVAIPAVIAYNHYASRLRLFVGELEGFASEFVGTLAREGRL; this comes from the coding sequence ATGGCGGGCATCGGGATCGGGGTCGGAGGGGGACTGGAGATCGTGCAGGATCTTTCCGCGCGCGTCATCGACTCCCCCATCGACATGATCCTGGGCGCGACCCTCCCCACGAAGATCATCCTCACCGTGCTCGCCGCCTTCTCGCTCGTGTCCTGGGTCCTCATCATCTGGAAGTTCCGCGAGTTGCGCGCCGTGAACGCGCGGGCGGATGACTTCGTGTTCGCGATGGCCGGGGCCAACGGCCTCGTGGACCTCAACGACGCGCTGGCGGAACTCGACGATTCCGCCTTCAGACGGGTGTTCCGGGAGGGGATCGCCTTCTTCTCCGAACTCCGTCCGGGCGCGCTCGAGACCACGCACGTCGGGGACGGGTTGAGCCCTACGCAGCTCGAAGCGCTGTGGCTGGTGCTCGAGAAGAGCCTTTCGGAGGAGAAGGATGAACTCGCGCACGGGCTGCCCTGGCTCGCGATCATCGGTTCCGTGAGCCCTCTCCTCGGCCTCATGGGGACCGTCGTGGGCGTGATGAACTCTTTCATCGGGATCACATCGCAGGGGTCCGCCAACATCGCGGCGGTCGCGCCCGGCATCGCGGAGGCGCTTACGACCACGGTCGCGGGGCTGGCCGTCGCGATTCCCGCGGTCATCGCGTACAACCACTATGCTTCCCGCCTGCGTCTCTTCGTGGGAGAACTGGAAGGAT
- the hemA gene encoding glutamyl-tRNA reductase, whose protein sequence is MPETISRSPADALVAVGLSHRTAPIDVRERFALGERRRAEWVENLTARPGVSECVVLSTCNRTECYLAGSDAETLDRLGREALCRVSGLGAAGDSYLATLEGASAVRHLFRVTGGLESLIVGEPQIQGQVRGAYRDGRPMVGPVLHRLFQSALEVGGRVRADTSIASGVTSIPGAAVGLARKVFGSLDDRSVLVLGTGDMGRLTVQCLKREGARRVFLASRDPARAERVSRPLDAFPMRRSTALEALGRVDLVVTCTESEAAFLRAGHVRGSRTGRAPLVILDIAVPRNVDPRVAEIPDVFLYNIDDLRHVVDRARAAREYERERAEAIIERHVAKYRAWRRSRRADPAVRALRNTARRLVADAVAAHGPDPDDTDEALRLASQAALNKVLHGPTRAIRWLAERSDGEACLRRMEPWLVGEVRRERMSPKKVEGRRT, encoded by the coding sequence ATGCCGGAGACGATATCGCGTTCTCCCGCCGACGCGCTCGTCGCGGTTGGACTCAGCCACCGGACGGCCCCCATCGACGTTCGGGAGCGTTTCGCGCTCGGTGAGCGGCGACGAGCCGAGTGGGTCGAGAATCTGACGGCCAGACCGGGCGTCTCGGAGTGCGTCGTGCTTTCCACGTGCAACCGGACGGAATGCTATCTGGCGGGGAGCGACGCAGAGACACTCGACCGGCTCGGTCGCGAGGCGCTGTGCAGGGTTTCGGGTCTGGGGGCCGCGGGAGATTCGTACCTGGCCACGCTCGAAGGAGCGAGCGCCGTCCGGCACCTGTTCCGCGTCACCGGCGGACTGGAATCGCTCATCGTCGGCGAACCGCAGATTCAGGGCCAGGTCCGCGGAGCCTATCGGGATGGGCGTCCCATGGTGGGGCCCGTGCTGCATCGGTTGTTCCAGTCGGCCCTCGAGGTCGGCGGGCGTGTGAGGGCCGATACGTCGATCGCGAGTGGCGTCACGTCGATCCCCGGCGCGGCCGTCGGTCTCGCCCGGAAAGTGTTCGGCTCACTCGATGACCGTAGCGTGCTCGTGCTCGGGACCGGCGACATGGGAAGACTCACGGTGCAGTGCCTGAAACGGGAAGGGGCAAGGCGGGTGTTCCTCGCGAGCCGCGACCCGGCCCGGGCGGAGCGTGTGAGCCGGCCGCTCGATGCGTTCCCGATGCGACGGAGCACGGCGCTCGAGGCGCTGGGTCGCGTGGACCTCGTCGTCACCTGCACGGAGTCGGAGGCGGCCTTCCTACGCGCGGGGCACGTCCGGGGCTCGAGGACGGGGCGCGCGCCGCTCGTGATCCTCGACATCGCCGTGCCCCGCAACGTCGATCCGCGAGTGGCCGAGATCCCCGATGTGTTCCTGTACAACATCGACGACCTGCGGCACGTCGTGGACCGGGCCCGGGCGGCGCGCGAGTACGAGCGCGAGCGCGCGGAGGCGATCATCGAGCGGCACGTCGCGAAATACCGGGCGTGGCGTCGAAGTCGTCGCGCGGACCCCGCCGTGCGGGCGCTCAGGAACACCGCTCGCCGGCTGGTAGCCGATGCCGTCGCCGCCCACGGCCCGGATCCCGACGACACCGACGAAGCTCTGCGGCTGGCGAGTCAGGCGGCGCTCAACAAGGTTCTGCACGGGCCGACCCGCGCCATCCGGTGGCTCGCCGAACGGTCTGACGGCGAGGCGTGTCTTCGTCGGATGGAGCCATGGTTGGTTGGGGAAGTGAGGAGGGAGCGGATGAGCCCGAAAAAGGTGGAGGGGAGGCGCACGTGA